The following proteins are co-located in the Aquarana catesbeiana isolate 2022-GZ linkage group LG02, ASM4218655v1, whole genome shotgun sequence genome:
- the LOC141129616 gene encoding olfactory receptor 1M1-like, whose amino-acid sequence MDNQTARFEFELTGFPGVPQKFHMLMSFCLFIIYNIMFITNGAVFIVIILKEKLHEPMYILIANLAFSDFLFDTATLPKLIAKYWFDGGKISFLACFVQMHLVHWLAVVDSFMLMLMAFDRYIAICYPLRYSSTVTIKLTLFSCSFMWFSAAIITVDLIIIAKYPFCGPNKIVSFFCNSSTIMRLACADVNSTREILLTVALVVLFGTLALIILSYIAILFSLFSLSHSRGWRKAFNTCVTHLFVNALFYIPRVFVYIANFVKLVLTPDLGVFLIVLQSYLPHLGNPFIYCLRTEEIKKIISSTFKRTVNLKV is encoded by the coding sequence ATGGACAACCAAACTGCTCGTTTTGAATTTGAACTTACTGGTTTCCCAGGAGTCCCTCAGAAGTTCCATATGCTGATGTCGTTCTGTTTATTTATTATATACAACATAATGTTTATTACCAATGGTGCTGTTTTCATTGTGATTATCCTAAAGGAGAAGCTGCATGAGCCCATGTACATTCTAATCGCCAACTTAGCATTTTCTGACTTTCTCTTCGACACGGCTACCTTGCCTAAATTGATTGCCAAGTATTGGTTCGATGGTGGAAAAATATCTTTCCTCGCCTGCTTTGTGCAAATGCATCTGGTCCATTGGCTGGCCGTAGTGGACTCATTTATGCTCATGTTGATGGCATTTGACCGGTACATTGCTATCTGCTATCCTCTGAGGTATTCGTCTACAGTTACCATCAAATTGACCCTGTTTAGCTGCAGTTTTATGTGGTTCTCTGCTGCTATCATCACAGTAGACCTCATAATAATTGCCAAATATCCATTCTGTGGGCCAAACAAGATCGTCAGCTTCTTCTGCAACAGCTCAACCATCATGCGCTTGGCTTGCGCCGACGTTAATTCCACTCGAGAAATTCTTTTGACTGTAGCCTTAGTGGTGCTTTTTGGGACTCTAGCCCTCATCATTTTATCCTATATCGCCATCTTATTTTCTCTTTTCTCATTGAGCCATTCAAGGGGCTGGAGGAAGGCGTTTAATACATGTGTTACGCACTTATTTGTTAACGCCTTGTTTTACATCCCGCGGGTGTTTGTCTACATAGCCAATTTTGTAAAGTTGGTCCTCACTCCTGACCTGGGGGTCTTCCTCATTGTTCTACAATCCTATCTGCCTCATCTAGGCAACCCTTTCATATATTGTCTGAGGACTGAGGAGATCAAGAAGATTATCTCCAGTACTTTTAAAAGGACTGTTAACTTGAAAGTATAA